The following are encoded together in the Saccharospirillaceae bacterium genome:
- a CDS encoding enoyl-CoA hydratase/isomerase family protein: protein MTLDKMSPDAVLFEEIDSGSGYKLALMTLNVPEAMNAVDLDMVNLIDGQIEQWNQDNSIAAIIMRGSGEKAFCAGGNILKLYDSMINSDEDQRLQYADAFFKGEYAKNYRLHQVTKPLIAWGHGFVMGGGLGLFIAANHRVGSECLKLAWPEVRIGLYPDVAASYYLSRLPYPVGHWMGLSGSHMNTTDSKKLKLIQYAISHTCWQTMIDTLLQQNWSNNRAVNHQHVRAVLNKMDADSVENMPASQLDDIAPDLEYVFSDTDLKSIAARMRQYKTENQWLKQGLDNFEKACPATAHLIMRQIAQGAHMSLREVVSWELTLAYQAVRHPDFCEGIRAMVVDKDYKPVWQHKTVNDVPAEWVKQLTTNPWAKGNHPYSEL, encoded by the coding sequence GTGACCCTTGATAAAATGTCACCCGACGCTGTTTTATTCGAAGAAATTGACAGTGGATCGGGCTATAAATTAGCGCTGATGACATTGAATGTTCCTGAAGCCATGAATGCCGTTGATCTGGACATGGTGAACCTGATCGATGGCCAGATTGAGCAATGGAATCAGGATAACAGCATCGCTGCGATCATAATGCGCGGCTCTGGTGAGAAAGCGTTTTGTGCCGGTGGCAATATTCTCAAGTTGTACGACAGCATGATCAATTCTGACGAGGATCAGCGGCTACAATATGCCGACGCTTTTTTTAAAGGCGAATACGCTAAAAATTATCGTTTGCATCAGGTTACCAAGCCATTAATTGCCTGGGGGCACGGCTTTGTGATGGGGGGCGGATTGGGGCTGTTTATTGCTGCCAACCACAGAGTTGGTAGTGAATGCCTAAAGCTTGCATGGCCGGAAGTCCGGATTGGTTTATATCCGGATGTGGCTGCCAGTTATTATTTATCGCGCTTGCCATATCCGGTAGGTCACTGGATGGGACTCAGTGGCAGCCATATGAATACGACGGACAGTAAAAAGCTAAAGCTGATTCAATATGCGATCAGTCATACCTGTTGGCAAACGATGATTGATACGCTGTTACAGCAAAATTGGAGTAATAACCGCGCGGTAAATCACCAGCATGTACGCGCTGTTCTGAACAAAATGGACGCTGATAGCGTTGAAAATATGCCCGCCAGTCAATTGGACGATATCGCGCCTGACCTCGAATACGTGTTTTCCGATACGGATCTGAAAAGTATTGCTGCGCGCATGCGACAGTATAAAACTGAAAATCAATGGCTGAAACAGGGATTAGATAACTTTGAAAAAGCTTGCCCGGCGACTGCCCATCTGATTATGCGGCAGATTGCTCAGGGCGCACACATGAGTCTCAGGGAGGTAGTCAGCTGGGAGTTGACTTTGGCCTATCAGGCAGTTCGTCATCCGGATTTTTGCGAGGGAATTCGCGCGATGGTGGTTGATAAAGACTACAAACCGGTGTGGCAGCATAAAACGGTTAACGACGTTCCGGCAGAATGGGTGAAGCAACTGACAACTAACCCATGGGCAAAAGGAAATCACCCATATTCTGAATTGTAA
- a CDS encoding DegQ family serine endoprotease has product MLQSLRAIPVSIAVLLSVLASAVNAALPDFRDLVKETSPAVVNISTIQHQDKRNMMQRYGLPEDVPEIFRHFFGQPMPYGQNPHGPRGGQQEKSSLGSGFIISEDGYLLTNNHVIQGADEIIVRLNDRRELTAELIGADPSSDLALLKVEAEDLPTVDLGDSDKLEVGEWVVAIGSPFGFDYSVTAGIVSAKGRSLPNENYVPFIQTDVAINPGNSGGPLFNLDGEVVGINSQIYTRSGGFMGVSFAIPMNVAMNVADQLKEKGKVSRGWLGVVIQEVNKDLAESFGLDKAAGALVAQVVPNSPAQSGGLENGDIITHFDGNEIFLSSDLPHQVGRVKPGTKAKVKVVRNGKRKLLNISIGTLPDGDGIELTNNSVPKQSESNRLGVVVAELSEKQRNKSGDGVVVQDVKQGPAAFAGLVNGDVITMIYGESVRSVADFNKIVNSLPKNRSVPMRIVRRGAAMFIPLRITE; this is encoded by the coding sequence ATGTTGCAATCGCTTCGGGCAATACCGGTGAGTATTGCTGTACTACTTTCTGTACTGGCTTCGGCTGTAAATGCCGCGCTACCGGATTTTCGTGATCTGGTAAAAGAAACCTCTCCTGCAGTCGTTAATATTTCCACCATACAGCATCAGGATAAGCGCAACATGATGCAGCGTTATGGATTACCGGAAGACGTCCCGGAGATCTTTCGGCACTTCTTCGGCCAACCCATGCCTTACGGTCAGAATCCACATGGTCCACGTGGAGGGCAACAGGAAAAGTCATCCTTAGGGTCCGGTTTTATTATTTCTGAGGATGGTTATCTGCTAACCAACAATCATGTGATTCAGGGGGCTGATGAGATCATTGTTCGCCTCAATGACCGGCGGGAGTTAACCGCAGAGCTGATTGGTGCTGACCCAAGCAGCGATCTGGCTTTGCTGAAAGTCGAGGCTGAAGACCTGCCAACGGTGGATCTGGGCGACTCCGATAAGCTCGAAGTTGGGGAATGGGTGGTTGCGATTGGCTCGCCGTTTGGCTTTGACTACTCGGTGACGGCTGGCATCGTTTCGGCCAAAGGCCGCAGCCTGCCGAATGAAAATTATGTCCCCTTTATCCAGACTGACGTGGCGATAAACCCGGGCAATTCCGGTGGCCCCCTGTTTAATCTGGATGGCGAAGTGGTGGGTATTAACTCGCAGATTTATACCCGTTCCGGCGGCTTTATGGGTGTGTCGTTTGCGATTCCTATGAATGTTGCGATGAATGTGGCTGATCAGCTCAAAGAAAAAGGTAAAGTCAGCCGCGGTTGGTTGGGTGTTGTGATCCAGGAAGTCAATAAGGACCTGGCAGAGTCATTTGGTTTGGATAAAGCCGCTGGCGCACTGGTCGCTCAGGTTGTACCTAACAGTCCAGCACAATCGGGTGGTTTGGAAAATGGCGATATCATTACCCACTTTGACGGTAACGAAATTTTCTTGTCATCCGATCTGCCGCATCAGGTAGGGCGCGTCAAGCCGGGTACAAAGGCAAAAGTAAAAGTGGTTCGTAACGGCAAGCGCAAGTTACTGAACATCAGCATTGGTACCTTGCCTGATGGCGACGGTATTGAACTGACCAATAACAGTGTTCCAAAGCAATCGGAAAGTAACCGGTTGGGTGTTGTGGTTGCGGAGTTGTCTGAAAAACAGCGCAATAAAAGCGGTGATGGCGTGGTGGTTCAAGACGTCAAACAGGGACCAGCGGCGTTTGCCGGGCTGGTTAATGGGGATGTCATTACCATGATCTACGGCGAATCTGTGCGCTCTGTTGCTGATTTCAATAAAATCGTCAACTCATTACCGAAGAACCGCAGCGTCCCCATGCGAATTGTACGCCGCGGTGCGGCTATGTTTATCCCGTTGCGGATTACGGAATAA
- a CDS encoding sigma-E factor negative regulatory protein, protein MNDRMKESLSALVDGETDELEVRRILNQVEEDSELRDSWQRYQMIGSLMRDEPVATTDLSRGIMQAIEGEPMDEVPTDHEVNQEQNGHRQTKRSVNWIASAAVAASVTIAVLLGVRLNHDLQQQDLVADAELSGETVEQRLVSNPVDAVELEQAQRKLQEYVLQHTENAALNTGRGMMPFARVASFDESGSSMTSDVEVNRDMQDESKADAVNVEK, encoded by the coding sequence ATGAACGATAGAATGAAAGAATCTTTGTCGGCGTTGGTGGATGGTGAGACCGATGAGTTGGAAGTGCGCCGGATTCTCAACCAGGTTGAGGAAGACAGTGAGCTGCGCGACAGCTGGCAGCGTTATCAAATGATTGGCTCTCTGATGCGTGACGAACCGGTTGCGACCACGGATTTGTCGCGCGGGATTATGCAGGCCATTGAAGGCGAGCCAATGGATGAGGTACCGACGGATCATGAGGTGAATCAGGAGCAAAACGGCCACCGGCAGACGAAACGCAGTGTAAATTGGATAGCGTCTGCAGCGGTAGCGGCCTCCGTGACAATTGCCGTTCTCCTGGGTGTGCGTCTTAACCACGATCTTCAGCAGCAGGATTTGGTTGCGGATGCAGAACTGTCCGGTGAAACGGTCGAGCAACGCTTGGTAAGCAACCCGGTGGATGCGGTTGAGTTGGAACAAGCGCAGCGAAAACTGCAGGAGTACGTTCTGCAGCATACTGAAAATGCCGCCCTGAATACCGGACGTGGCATGATGCCATTCGCCAGAGTAGCGAGTTTTGACGAATCAGGCAGCAGCATGACCAGCGATGTTGAAGTCAACAGGGATATGCAGGACGAAAGCAAAGCTGATGCTGTTAACGTGGAAAAATAA
- the lepA gene encoding translation elongation factor 4 — MSQLDHIRNFSIIAHIDHGKSTLSDRFIQVCGGLSDREMQQQVLDSMDIERERGITIKAQSVTLDYKARDGKTYQLNFIDTPGHVDFSYEVSRSLSACEGALLVVDAAQGVEAQSVANCYTAIEQGLEVLPVLNKMDLPQADPDRVAQEIEDIIGIDAMEAVRCSAKSGLNIDDVLEELVANVPAPEGDPDAPLQALIIDSWFDPYLGVVSLIRVKNGSIKKGDKIRIKSTGKDHGVDGVGIFTPKRNETGHLGCGEVGYLVAGIKDIHGAPVGDTIVGAKQPDTEELPGFQKVKPQVYAGLFPVSSDDFESFRDALEKLSLNDASLFYEPENSDALGFGFRCGFLGMLHMEIIQERLEREYDLDLITTAPTVIYQVVNRKGETLSVDNPSKLPDAGTIEEMLEPIAECNILVPQEYLGNVISLCIEKRGVQIDMQYTGSQVSLRYEIPMAEVVMDFFDRLKSASRGFASLDYNFLRFQEAPLVRLDVLVNGDRVDALAVIMHRDNIRRRGALLTEKMKELIPRQMFDVAIQAAVGNQVVARTTVKALRKNVTAKCYGGDVSRKKKLLQKQKEGKKRMKQIGNVEIPQSAFLAVLRVDD; from the coding sequence GTGAGCCAACTGGACCACATTCGTAACTTTTCCATTATTGCCCACATCGACCACGGTAAATCGACTCTGTCAGATCGGTTTATTCAGGTGTGTGGTGGTTTGTCTGACCGTGAAATGCAGCAGCAAGTCCTCGATTCCATGGATATCGAGCGTGAGCGTGGCATTACCATTAAGGCCCAGAGTGTGACGCTGGACTACAAAGCCCGTGACGGTAAGACCTACCAGCTGAATTTTATTGATACTCCCGGACACGTAGACTTCAGTTACGAGGTATCGCGCTCACTGTCGGCTTGTGAGGGTGCGCTGCTGGTGGTTGATGCTGCCCAGGGTGTGGAAGCACAGTCGGTAGCAAACTGTTACACCGCGATTGAGCAGGGACTGGAAGTTTTGCCGGTTCTGAACAAGATGGATTTGCCACAGGCGGATCCAGACCGGGTAGCGCAGGAAATTGAAGATATTATTGGCATTGATGCCATGGAAGCGGTGCGCTGTTCTGCCAAGAGTGGTCTGAATATCGATGACGTACTTGAGGAGTTGGTCGCTAATGTTCCAGCACCTGAAGGTGATCCGGACGCACCGTTACAAGCCCTGATTATTGATTCCTGGTTTGACCCTTACTTAGGCGTTGTTTCCCTGATTCGGGTGAAAAACGGTTCGATCAAAAAAGGCGACAAAATTCGTATTAAGTCGACGGGTAAAGATCATGGCGTCGATGGCGTCGGTATCTTCACGCCGAAGCGCAATGAGACCGGTCACTTAGGTTGCGGTGAAGTGGGCTACCTGGTTGCCGGAATTAAAGATATTCACGGTGCTCCGGTGGGTGACACCATCGTGGGAGCGAAACAACCTGACACTGAAGAGTTACCGGGTTTCCAGAAAGTAAAACCTCAGGTTTATGCTGGCTTATTCCCGGTTTCCTCTGATGACTTTGAATCGTTCCGTGATGCACTGGAAAAACTGTCGCTGAATGATGCTTCGTTGTTCTATGAGCCGGAAAACTCCGACGCATTGGGCTTCGGTTTTCGTTGCGGCTTCCTTGGGATGCTGCACATGGAGATCATTCAGGAGCGGCTTGAGCGTGAATACGACCTGGATCTGATCACGACTGCACCAACCGTAATTTATCAGGTGGTTAATCGTAAGGGCGAAACTTTATCGGTTGATAACCCGTCCAAACTGCCGGATGCGGGCACCATCGAAGAAATGTTAGAACCGATTGCCGAGTGTAATATTCTGGTGCCACAGGAATATCTGGGTAATGTGATTTCTCTGTGTATAGAAAAGCGTGGCGTGCAGATTGATATGCAATACACCGGTTCCCAGGTGTCATTGCGTTATGAGATTCCGATGGCCGAAGTGGTCATGGACTTCTTTGACCGCCTTAAGTCTGCCAGCCGTGGGTTTGCGTCACTCGACTACAACTTCCTGCGTTTCCAGGAAGCTCCGCTGGTGCGCCTTGATGTGCTGGTGAATGGCGATCGTGTCGATGCGTTGGCAGTGATTATGCACCGTGACAATATTCGTCGTCGTGGCGCTTTGCTGACTGAAAAAATGAAAGAACTGATCCCACGTCAGATGTTTGATGTAGCGATTCAGGCGGCGGTTGGCAATCAGGTTGTTGCCCGTACCACGGTAAAAGCGCTGCGTAAAAACGTAACGGCCAAGTGTTATGGCGGTGACGTCAGCCGTAAGAAGAAGCTGCTGCAGAAGCAGAAAGAAGGTAAAAAGCGCATGAAGCAGATTGGTAATGTAGAAATTCCGCAGTCGGCATTCCTGGCTGTTTTACGTGTTGATGACTAG
- a CDS encoding succinate dehydrogenase assembly factor 2 encodes MTDQTSPEAIENKRTAWHSRRGMLELDVLLLPFAEEAFPGLSREDKDRYLALLDREDPDLFTWFMEHKMPGDPDMEKIIMMVREHSRTRAR; translated from the coding sequence GTGACTGATCAAACCAGCCCTGAAGCTATTGAAAACAAACGCACAGCCTGGCACAGCCGTCGCGGCATGCTGGAACTGGATGTTTTGTTATTACCATTTGCTGAGGAAGCCTTCCCCGGCCTCAGTCGAGAAGATAAGGATCGTTATCTCGCGTTACTTGACCGTGAAGATCCAGATCTGTTCACCTGGTTTATGGAGCATAAAATGCCCGGAGACCCGGATATGGAAAAAATTATTATGATGGTTCGGGAACATTCGCGCACCCGTGCGCGCTGA
- the nadB gene encoding L-aspartate oxidase, whose protein sequence is MTQSLSYDVVIIGSGAAGLTLALSLPDHMQVAVISKDRLDAGSTRWAQGGVAAVLDEEDSVEAHVNDTLIAGAGLCHEPSVQFTVENSTEAIQWLIDIGVPFTQDGDRFHLTREGGHSARRIIHAADATGHAISDTLLKRAEERSNLTLLHDYIAIDLITREKLGLEGQGCIGAYFLNNRNGEVDTISAHAVVLATGGASKAYLYTSNPDGASGDGIAMAFRAGCRVANMEFNQFHPTCLYHPQAKSFLITEAVRGEGGRLLLPDGQPFMQRFDKRNELAPRDIVARAIDHEMKRLGADCLFLDISHKPAAFILEHFPTIHERCLQLGIDITKDPIPVVPAAHYTCGGVVTDNFGRTDIPDLYAVGEVASTGLHGANRLASNSLLECLVYARSAAQHISANIDLNTDVPAAPVWDSSQVTDSDEAIVISHNWDELRRFMWDYVGIVRTTKRLLRAKHRVKLLRQEIQEFYSSHHINNDLLELRNLVDVADVIIRSALLRKESRGLHYSRDYPEPLPRAFDTVLTPKYLNELGEL, encoded by the coding sequence ATGACTCAATCACTGTCTTACGATGTGGTCATCATCGGTAGCGGCGCTGCCGGCCTGACCCTCGCTCTCTCTTTACCAGATCATATGCAGGTTGCTGTGATCAGCAAAGATCGCCTGGACGCGGGATCAACACGCTGGGCGCAGGGGGGCGTTGCCGCTGTTCTGGACGAAGAGGACAGCGTTGAGGCGCATGTGAATGACACCCTGATAGCGGGTGCTGGCTTGTGCCATGAACCCAGCGTGCAGTTCACGGTAGAAAATTCCACCGAGGCTATTCAGTGGCTTATTGATATCGGTGTGCCCTTCACTCAGGACGGTGACCGGTTTCATCTGACGCGCGAGGGCGGCCACAGTGCCCGCCGAATTATTCACGCAGCCGATGCTACCGGCCACGCAATCTCCGATACGTTGTTAAAACGGGCAGAGGAAAGAAGTAACCTGACACTGCTGCATGACTATATCGCCATTGACCTGATTACCCGGGAAAAACTTGGACTTGAAGGCCAGGGCTGTATCGGCGCGTATTTTCTCAATAATCGCAACGGTGAAGTTGACACGATTTCTGCCCATGCTGTGGTATTGGCTACCGGAGGTGCCAGTAAAGCCTACCTGTACACCAGTAATCCGGATGGCGCATCCGGTGATGGTATTGCCATGGCATTTCGCGCTGGGTGCCGGGTTGCTAATATGGAATTTAATCAATTCCATCCAACCTGCTTGTATCATCCGCAGGCGAAATCGTTCCTGATCACTGAAGCGGTTCGCGGCGAAGGGGGTCGGTTATTACTCCCGGACGGGCAGCCATTTATGCAACGCTTCGATAAGCGTAATGAGCTTGCTCCACGCGATATCGTTGCCCGCGCTATCGACCACGAAATGAAACGTTTGGGGGCTGACTGCCTGTTCCTAGACATCAGCCACAAACCAGCTGCGTTCATCCTGGAACACTTTCCGACGATACACGAGCGTTGTTTGCAATTGGGCATCGATATCACCAAAGACCCCATTCCGGTGGTACCTGCCGCTCATTACACCTGCGGTGGTGTCGTAACCGATAACTTTGGCAGAACGGACATTCCAGACCTGTATGCCGTCGGTGAAGTCGCCTCAACCGGCTTGCATGGTGCTAACCGGCTTGCCAGCAACTCGTTGCTCGAGTGTCTGGTGTATGCGCGCTCAGCCGCGCAGCATATTAGCGCCAATATTGATCTGAATACCGACGTGCCTGCAGCCCCGGTATGGGACTCAAGCCAGGTGACGGACTCTGATGAAGCTATTGTGATTTCCCACAACTGGGACGAGTTACGGCGCTTTATGTGGGACTATGTAGGCATTGTACGCACCACAAAACGTTTGCTTCGGGCGAAACACAGGGTGAAGCTGCTGAGACAGGAAATTCAGGAGTTTTACAGCAGTCATCACATCAATAACGACCTGCTGGAATTACGAAACCTGGTGGATGTGGCTGATGTGATCATCCGCTCGGCACTGTTGCGCAAGGAAAGCCGGGGACTGCACTACAGTCGCGACTATCCGGAACCATTACCACGAGCATTTGATACTGTCCTGACGCCAAAATATTTGAACGAGTTGGGCGAGCTTTAG
- a CDS encoding SoxR reducing system RseC family protein, whose protein sequence is MSQEIVEIVELGKQGVWVEAMQQSACSSCNARSGCGQHSLSKLGRKMRLWVPTDKHFRIGEQATLTLPDGSLAMSALVLYGMPMLGLLSFAVAGHFAAGETGSLVAGLSGLLAGFWFAKTISEQKKEDWQPHFKEACSHIPVEQVF, encoded by the coding sequence TTGAGTCAGGAAATTGTTGAAATTGTGGAGTTGGGTAAACAGGGTGTCTGGGTAGAAGCTATGCAGCAAAGCGCCTGTTCATCCTGCAATGCGCGCAGTGGATGTGGGCAGCACTCTCTGAGCAAGCTCGGACGTAAAATGCGTCTGTGGGTTCCTACCGATAAACATTTCCGAATTGGCGAACAGGCAACGCTGACTTTACCGGATGGTAGCCTGGCGATGAGCGCTCTGGTGCTTTATGGCATGCCGATGCTGGGGTTATTGTCATTTGCTGTTGCCGGACATTTTGCGGCTGGAGAAACAGGCTCTTTGGTGGCGGGTTTGAGTGGCCTGTTGGCGGGTTTCTGGTTCGCTAAAACAATCTCCGAACAAAAAAAGGAAGATTGGCAACCGCACTTTAAAGAGGCTTGCAGTCATATTCCGGTAGAACAAGTCTTCTGA
- a CDS encoding MucB/RseB C-terminal domain-containing protein, protein MKRVSLPAVMLGLALMMVHTVQALPQSLDARGWLDRMSHAFKEQNYQGVLIYGDDQQWQTLKITHGVVNGVEHERLLHLTGEAREVVRKGHDITCIHPGENVMRLESHPNPLSQGFVHQSGAIDSYYHLGLEPGERIAGRATQKVLLSPQDRYRYGYRLWLDEDSGLLLRSDLVDAQGRVLERFQFAEIDIGQAIPSAAFEPEISGHRVVPHTTAQESSQSKTQTPEWQLSWVPRGFMETASQVRRIGSADDVDGSLTTLMYTDGLAAITLFVDQADEKQIMSGLSQQWGPTSAVVRYLTTDTGKYRIAVVGEVPLMTAEKIAASVLPQ, encoded by the coding sequence ATGAAGCGGGTGTCTTTGCCGGCGGTGATGCTGGGTCTGGCGCTGATGATGGTTCATACGGTTCAGGCCTTACCCCAGTCGCTTGACGCCCGTGGTTGGCTGGATCGTATGTCGCATGCGTTTAAGGAGCAGAATTATCAGGGTGTTCTGATCTACGGAGACGACCAGCAGTGGCAAACGCTGAAGATCACCCATGGTGTTGTAAACGGTGTTGAGCATGAGCGTTTATTGCATCTCACCGGTGAAGCCCGAGAGGTGGTGCGCAAAGGCCATGACATCACCTGTATTCATCCGGGGGAGAATGTGATGCGCCTCGAGAGTCACCCAAACCCTTTATCTCAGGGTTTTGTGCATCAAAGCGGGGCCATTGATTCATACTATCATCTTGGTTTGGAGCCGGGTGAGCGTATCGCCGGTCGTGCGACGCAGAAAGTGCTGTTATCGCCGCAGGATCGTTACCGCTATGGCTATCGCCTGTGGCTGGATGAAGACAGCGGGTTACTATTGCGTTCCGATTTGGTTGATGCCCAAGGTAGGGTACTGGAACGTTTTCAGTTCGCAGAGATCGACATAGGGCAGGCCATCCCCAGCGCCGCATTTGAGCCCGAGATCAGTGGGCACCGTGTTGTGCCTCACACAACGGCGCAAGAGAGTTCGCAGTCAAAGACACAAACGCCGGAGTGGCAGCTCAGCTGGGTACCGCGTGGTTTTATGGAGACTGCAAGCCAGGTGAGGCGCATTGGGTCAGCAGATGATGTGGATGGTTCGTTAACCACTTTGATGTACACCGATGGCTTAGCCGCTATTACCCTGTTCGTGGATCAGGCTGATGAGAAACAAATCATGTCTGGTCTCAGCCAGCAATGGGGACCAACCTCTGCGGTGGTGCGATATCTGACAACCGATACTGGGAAATACCGCATTGCTGTTGTGGGTGAAGTTCCTCTGATGACCGCGGAGAAAATTGCAGCTTCGGTCTTACCACAATAA
- the rpoE gene encoding RNA polymerase sigma factor RpoE — MTDQQQTDRQLVARVQKGDRRAFDLLVIKYQHKILALVGRFINDHAEAQDVTQEAFIKAFRALPNFRGESAFYTWMYRIGVNTAKNHLVSRGRKTPTHDVDLEDAEFFADESHMKDVATPDNLLHRDQLQKVVFDAIENLPEELRMAVTLREIDGMSYEEIAEVMECPIGTIRSRIFRAREAIDKKMQPLLSASA; from the coding sequence ATGACAGATCAACAACAAACCGATCGACAACTTGTTGCGCGGGTTCAGAAGGGTGATCGCAGAGCCTTTGACCTGCTGGTAATCAAGTATCAGCATAAAATTCTGGCTTTGGTCGGACGCTTTATCAACGATCACGCGGAGGCTCAGGACGTGACGCAGGAGGCGTTTATTAAAGCGTTCAGAGCATTGCCAAATTTTCGCGGTGAAAGCGCCTTTTACACCTGGATGTACCGGATTGGGGTTAACACCGCTAAAAACCATTTGGTGAGTCGCGGACGTAAAACGCCCACTCATGATGTGGATCTTGAGGACGCCGAATTCTTTGCCGACGAGTCGCACATGAAAGATGTAGCCACACCGGATAATTTGCTGCACCGCGATCAACTGCAGAAAGTGGTGTTTGACGCCATCGAAAACCTGCCGGAAGAATTAAGAATGGCGGTCACGTTGCGCGAAATAGATGGCATGAGTTACGAAGAAATAGCCGAGGTAATGGAATGCCCGATTGGAACGATTCGCTCGCGTATTTTTCGCGCAAGGGAAGCAATCGATAAAAAAATGCAGCCGCTGCTGAGTGCCAGTGCTTAA
- a CDS encoding HDOD domain-containing protein, giving the protein MTTDLAKQVKDDIVAQIKNDELVLPTLPEIALKVREVAEDPNATIDDLCEIIARDPALSARIIKVTNSPLLRSSMPVDDLVTAVSRLGIDFTSNLAIGLAMEQMFQATHDMIDKRMRACWSRAMEIAATAQVMARHFTRLKPDQAMLAGLIHQIGILPILAYAENNENLLADSISLDKVIERLHPALGSYILRSWEFPAEIVSVPKHYLDQNYDSSEVSYVDLVQVATFQSYANTHHRLANINRGALGSFKRLGLDADEEVTHWQALSDEVDATQAAIAG; this is encoded by the coding sequence ATGACCACCGATCTGGCCAAGCAGGTAAAAGACGATATCGTCGCTCAGATTAAAAACGATGAACTCGTATTGCCAACCCTGCCGGAAATTGCCCTGAAAGTCAGGGAAGTTGCTGAAGACCCCAATGCCACCATTGACGATTTGTGCGAAATCATTGCCCGCGATCCGGCACTCAGTGCCCGGATAATCAAAGTCACTAACAGCCCTTTATTGCGATCCAGTATGCCAGTGGACGATCTGGTGACAGCCGTATCTCGCCTAGGCATCGATTTTACCTCCAATCTGGCGATTGGCCTGGCGATGGAGCAAATGTTTCAGGCCACACACGATATGATTGATAAACGCATGCGTGCTTGCTGGTCAAGAGCAATGGAAATTGCAGCCACTGCCCAGGTGATGGCTCGTCACTTCACCCGACTGAAACCCGATCAGGCGATGCTTGCAGGTTTGATTCATCAGATTGGCATTCTGCCGATTCTGGCTTACGCCGAAAATAATGAGAACCTGCTGGCTGACAGTATTTCTCTGGATAAAGTGATCGAACGCTTACATCCGGCGTTGGGGAGTTATATTTTGCGCAGTTGGGAATTTCCCGCCGAGATTGTTTCTGTTCCAAAACACTATCTCGATCAGAACTACGACAGCAGCGAGGTCAGCTACGTTGATCTGGTTCAGGTTGCAACGTTCCAGAGTTATGCCAATACCCACCACCGCCTTGCCAACATTAACCGCGGTGCTTTGGGCTCCTTCAAACGCCTGGGTCTTGATGCCGATGAAGAAGTCACGCATTGGCAGGCGTTAAGTGACGAAGTCGATGCCACGCAGGCGGCTATAGCCGGATAA
- a CDS encoding HDOD domain-containing protein yields the protein MTQDLTPQAIMREILQQVESGELTLPTLPSMAQKILKANQDDSLTTESLTNLIEQDPAIAAHLVRIANSPLVGSKVDITDLKTAIGLFGVSYCSQLAISLALKQLFRARNKNVSGLIRKTWEQSSRLASLCMVMAKDYDINPGSAYLAGLLHKIGALPILRWLDNQDSIPLTSEQIQQLLEQHQAQLAEQLLDDWQFPPSLCCVPHNYLNMDHNGKDRADLTDLVASAYFFLSEQRKDWQDCKVLERMGVTTEEIQKRMMAWQTKATSV from the coding sequence ATGACTCAGGATCTTACGCCCCAGGCCATCATGCGCGAAATTTTGCAGCAGGTTGAATCGGGAGAGCTGACGCTTCCAACCCTGCCATCAATGGCACAGAAAATTCTCAAAGCAAACCAGGATGACTCCCTGACAACGGAGTCGTTAACCAACCTGATTGAGCAAGACCCGGCTATCGCCGCACACTTAGTACGTATCGCTAACAGTCCATTGGTTGGCAGTAAAGTAGACATCACCGATCTGAAAACGGCGATTGGCTTATTTGGCGTGAGTTATTGCAGCCAGCTGGCCATCAGTCTCGCACTGAAGCAGTTATTCCGAGCGCGGAATAAGAATGTTTCTGGATTAATCAGAAAAACCTGGGAGCAATCATCGCGCCTGGCCAGTTTGTGCATGGTAATGGCTAAGGATTACGACATTAACCCAGGCAGCGCATATCTGGCGGGCCTGCTGCATAAAATTGGCGCCCTGCCGATTTTACGCTGGCTCGATAATCAGGATTCCATCCCACTGACCAGTGAGCAGATACAACAATTACTGGAGCAACATCAGGCACAGCTGGCCGAACAATTATTGGACGACTGGCAATTTCCGCCGTCGCTCTGCTGCGTGCCACATAATTATCTGAATATGGATCATAATGGTAAAGATCGCGCCGATCTGACGGACCTTGTTGCCAGCGCTTATTTCTTTTTATCTGAGCAGAGAAAAGACTGGCAGGATTGTAAAGTACTGGAACGTATGGGTGTCACCACAGAAGAAATTCAAAAACGTATGATGGCCTGGCAAACCAAAGCCACCAGTGTCTGA